A region of the Agromyces sp. CF514 genome:
CCGCACTACGCGGCCCAGCTCGGCAAGTTCGTGCGCTCGGTACGCGACTTCGCCAACGGAGCGAAGGACCGCATGCGCGAGGAGATGGGTCCCGAGTTCGACGACGTCGACTGGCAGAAGCTCGACCCGCGCCAGTACGACCCGCGCCGCATCATCCGCGACGCGTTGAGCGACGCCGACCCGTTCGCGGAGCCCGCCGCCCCCGTGGTGGCCAGGGCCGCGGTGAACGAGAACTCCGCCTACCTGCAGCGCAAGCGCAAGCGCGAGGCGCTCGGCGCGGGCGAGGCCGCACCGTTCGACTCCGAAGCCACCTGAGCCGAGGCATCCGTCGCCCCCTTCGCCGATGGTCGGGCGATTCGGGCGAGCGGATGCCGCGGCGGGCCGTCAGGCTCGGCGGATCGCCTTGAGCGACTTCGAGACGAGCACCATGACCGGCACGAGCGTGCGGTACTCGGTGCCAGTGCGGGGCAGCGCGATCAGGCCCGTGGCGCGGGAGACCGTGACCGGTTCGACGAAGCGCAGGAGGCCCTCATGGCCGTTGCGGCGGCCGACGCCCGACTGCTTGACCCCGCCCATGGGGGCGGCGACGGCCGAGAACGATCCGCGGTAGCCCTCGTTGATGTTGACGCTGCCGGCGTCGAGGGCG
Encoded here:
- a CDS encoding sec-independent translocase; this translates as MFGLTFEKLLIIGVIAVFLLGPERLPHYAAQLGKFVRSVRDFANGAKDRMREEMGPEFDDVDWQKLDPRQYDPRRIIRDALSDADPFAEPAAPVVARAAVNENSAYLQRKRKREALGAGEAAPFDSEAT